Proteins encoded in a region of the Methylosinus trichosporium OB3b genome:
- a CDS encoding CopD family protein produces MQQFIEIYGFLSVLLRGAISAAQSLGAGGVGFLLLVLPGLGAAGAPIAAGVRTIIFWSALALVAFVALDAAALSLMLIETLELDAASAMTADAVKADALALAPALLLAAASRTRARGALVLAAAALLAARLGTTHAVSRIESPPWLALAEFAHLTGAALWIGGIPYFLLALARCDDEARAIVGRRFSRVSMAGAALVLGGGLAMSGVYIGSLEAFYGLAYGVMVGAKGALLAGLLALGACNYVAVRRLGRAGTGLRLRRFAEAEIGLGLTAILAAASLSSLPPAVDQPLGRVSLAEIIERVTPQWPIRFESPDHSALSVAQPAPDAADVQAGETAVVAAAAVARNAEDIAWSEYNHHIAGLFVLAMGFLALVEHWRRAAPAARHWPLLMLGLAGFLFLRADEAVWPLGDLGLIESLRDPEIAQHRIFLLLVVAFGLFEWRVRTKKVAAPWAPLAFPLITGLGGALLLAHSHGIADVKQEFLIEITHTPLALVGVASAAARWLEIRLPGRAGRVAGLLWPLGFMLAGLMLVVYREA; encoded by the coding sequence ATGCAGCAGTTCATCGAGATTTACGGGTTTCTCAGCGTGCTGCTGCGTGGCGCGATTTCGGCCGCGCAATCGCTCGGCGCCGGCGGCGTCGGCTTTCTGCTGCTGGTCCTGCCCGGGCTCGGCGCGGCGGGCGCGCCCATCGCCGCCGGCGTGCGAACCATCATTTTCTGGAGCGCGCTGGCGCTCGTCGCCTTCGTCGCGCTCGACGCCGCCGCTCTTTCGCTGATGCTGATCGAGACTCTGGAGCTCGATGCGGCGTCGGCGATGACCGCCGACGCGGTGAAGGCCGACGCGCTGGCGCTCGCCCCGGCGCTGCTGCTCGCCGCCGCCAGCCGCACGCGCGCCCGCGGCGCGCTGGTCCTCGCGGCCGCGGCGCTGCTCGCCGCGCGGCTCGGGACGACCCATGCGGTGAGCCGGATCGAGAGCCCGCCTTGGCTGGCGCTCGCCGAATTCGCGCATCTGACAGGCGCGGCGCTGTGGATCGGCGGCATCCCTTATTTTCTGCTGGCGCTCGCCCGCTGCGACGACGAGGCGCGCGCCATCGTCGGCCGGCGCTTCTCGCGCGTCTCCATGGCGGGGGCCGCTCTCGTCCTTGGCGGCGGGCTCGCCATGTCCGGCGTCTATATCGGCTCGCTCGAAGCCTTCTATGGCCTCGCCTATGGGGTCATGGTGGGTGCGAAAGGGGCGTTGCTCGCCGGGCTGCTGGCGCTCGGCGCGTGCAATTATGTCGCCGTCCGGCGGCTGGGCCGGGCGGGTACGGGCCTGCGGCTGCGCCGCTTCGCCGAGGCGGAGATCGGCCTCGGCCTCACGGCGATATTGGCGGCGGCGTCGCTCTCCTCGCTGCCGCCAGCCGTGGACCAGCCGCTGGGCCGCGTTAGTCTCGCCGAGATCATCGAAAGGGTGACGCCGCAATGGCCGATCCGGTTCGAGAGTCCGGATCATTCGGCGCTTTCGGTCGCGCAGCCGGCGCCGGACGCCGCCGATGTGCAGGCCGGCGAAACCGCCGTCGTCGCCGCGGCCGCCGTCGCCCGCAACGCCGAGGACATCGCCTGGTCGGAGTATAATCATCACATCGCCGGCCTGTTCGTGCTGGCCATGGGTTTTCTGGCGCTCGTCGAGCATTGGCGCCGCGCCGCGCCGGCGGCGCGCCACTGGCCGCTGTTGATGCTCGGCCTCGCCGGCTTCCTGTTCCTGCGCGCCGACGAGGCGGTGTGGCCGCTCGGCGATCTCGGCCTCATCGAGAGCCTGCGCGATCCCGAGATCGCCCAGCACCGCATCTTCCTGCTCCTCGTCGTGGCCTTCGGCCTGTTCGAATGGCGCGTGCGCACGAAGAAGGTGGCGGCGCCCTGGGCGCCGCTCGCCTTTCCGCTCATCACCGGGCTCGGCGGCGCTTTGCTGCTCGCCCATTCGCACGGGATCGCCGATGTGAAGCAGGAGTTCCTGATCGAGATCACCCATACGCCGCTGGCGCTGGTCGGGGTCGCCTCGGCCGCGGCGCGCTGGCTGGAGATCCGTCTGCCCGGCCGCGCCGGGCGCGTCGCCGGCCTGCTGTGGCCCCTCGGATTCATGCTCGCCGGACTGATGCTGGTCGTCTATCGCGAGGCATGA
- a CDS encoding beta-class carbonic anhydrase — protein sequence MTILQEVLAANADYVAAFGDKGKLALPPARRFAILTCMDARLDPAKYAGLSEGDAHVIRNAGGRASDDAIRSLVISHKLLGTLEWFVIHHTNCGMELFSDEVMAELLDDSLETAAFDGANWSNPKHGGGCSGGHFIRWHTIKSQEESVLQDVQRIREHPLVPAYIPIYGYIYDVGTGRLIEVPKASEAGRVG from the coding sequence ATGACAATTCTTCAGGAAGTCTTGGCGGCCAATGCCGATTATGTCGCCGCTTTCGGCGACAAGGGCAAGCTCGCGCTGCCGCCGGCGCGGCGCTTCGCCATTCTGACCTGCATGGACGCGCGTCTCGATCCGGCCAAATATGCGGGGCTCTCCGAGGGCGACGCCCATGTGATCCGCAACGCCGGCGGCCGCGCCTCCGACGACGCCATCCGCTCGCTGGTGATCTCGCACAAGCTGCTCGGCACGCTCGAATGGTTCGTGATCCACCACACCAATTGCGGCATGGAGCTGTTCAGCGACGAGGTGATGGCGGAGCTGCTCGACGACAGCCTCGAGACCGCGGCGTTCGACGGCGCGAACTGGTCCAATCCCAAGCATGGCGGCGGCTGCTCGGGCGGCCATTTCATCCGCTGGCACACGATCAAATCGCAGGAGGAGAGCGTGCTGCAGGATGTGCAGCGCATCCGCGAGCATCCGCTCGTTCCCGCCTATATCCCGATCTACGGCTATATTTATGACGTCGGCACGGGACGCCTGATCGAGGTCCCGAAGGCGAGCGAGGCCGGCCGGGTCGGGTGA
- a CDS encoding lipopolysaccharide biosynthesis protein, whose product MKVLAAFLANTIANFLIGLLVAKFLGPEEYGRFALAFAVGVVIQTALFDWMRLAATRFYSTRVREAEPAIRSTLDFAFLAITAALVLGGGLFLLLAPDFSLGDALIALALATAAINGLFDYSTALLRARFEDRLYGRVVLTKNILALLLTGGGAFVFHSAGMALAGSLASLLGAVLTARASLADPGASPRGARRDTAYTLVSYSAPIVAANMLYQSVPLAVRALVATYYGFAETGQFSLAYDLGIRAIYALGSALDVLLFQIAVAAHERHGAAKAKEQIARNMTIVAAFLAPACAGIWLTMPSIEELIVPAQFRGPFGHYLDLLLPGLFAMGLIQFAVNPVFQIEKKTAPLIGAAAVAVVTGLVLALALPRGADASSFAIAQCGAYILALAALVGFAARTAPQWPRLRDMLASVVATGAMIVAVRPLGQLAPGATTLLLQIGVGAFVYCGATLLFDIAGLRGLAVSVARPLLSRVLARARTAL is encoded by the coding sequence TTGAAGGTTCTCGCCGCCTTCCTCGCCAACACCATCGCTAATTTCCTGATCGGCCTCCTCGTCGCCAAATTTCTCGGCCCCGAGGAATATGGCCGCTTCGCCCTCGCCTTCGCCGTCGGCGTCGTCATCCAGACCGCGCTGTTCGACTGGATGCGCCTCGCCGCGACGCGCTTTTATTCGACGCGCGTGCGCGAGGCCGAGCCGGCGATCCGCTCGACGCTCGATTTCGCCTTTCTCGCCATAACTGCGGCGCTCGTCCTCGGCGGCGGCCTCTTCCTTCTCCTCGCCCCGGATTTCTCGCTCGGCGACGCGCTGATCGCGCTCGCTCTGGCGACCGCGGCGATCAACGGCCTCTTCGATTACTCGACCGCCCTGCTGCGCGCCCGTTTCGAGGATCGACTCTATGGCCGCGTGGTGCTGACGAAAAATATTCTCGCTCTGCTGCTCACCGGCGGCGGCGCCTTCGTCTTTCATTCCGCCGGCATGGCGCTGGCCGGGAGCCTCGCCAGCCTTCTCGGCGCCGTGCTGACGGCGCGCGCCTCGCTCGCCGATCCGGGCGCCTCGCCGCGCGGCGCCCGCCGGGACACGGCCTACACGCTCGTCTCCTACAGCGCGCCGATCGTCGCGGCCAACATGCTCTATCAATCCGTGCCGCTCGCCGTGCGCGCGCTGGTCGCGACCTATTACGGCTTCGCCGAGACTGGCCAGTTCTCGCTCGCTTATGACCTCGGCATTCGCGCCATCTATGCGCTCGGCTCGGCGCTCGACGTGCTGCTGTTCCAGATCGCCGTCGCCGCCCATGAGCGGCACGGGGCAGCAAAGGCCAAGGAGCAGATCGCCCGCAACATGACCATCGTCGCCGCCTTTCTGGCGCCCGCCTGCGCTGGAATCTGGCTCACAATGCCCTCGATCGAGGAGCTGATCGTGCCGGCGCAGTTCCGCGGGCCGTTCGGCCATTATCTCGATCTGCTGCTGCCCGGCCTCTTCGCCATGGGTCTCATTCAATTCGCCGTCAACCCGGTGTTCCAGATCGAGAAGAAGACCGCGCCGCTGATCGGCGCGGCCGCGGTGGCCGTGGTCACCGGCCTCGTTCTCGCGCTGGCGCTGCCGCGCGGGGCCGACGCCTCGAGCTTCGCCATCGCCCAATGCGGCGCCTATATCCTCGCGCTCGCCGCGCTCGTCGGTTTCGCCGCGCGCACGGCGCCGCAATGGCCGCGGCTGCGCGACATGCTCGCTTCCGTCGTCGCCACCGGGGCCATGATCGTCGCGGTCCGTCCGCTCGGCCAGCTCGCCCCCGGCGCGACGACGCTGCTCCTGCAGATCGGCGTCGGCGCTTTCGTCTATTGCGGCGCGACGCTGCTCTTCGACATCGCGGGCCTGCGCGGACTCGCCGTCTCGGTCGCGCGTCCGCTCCTCTCCCGCGTCTTGGCCAGAGCTCGGACAGCGCTATAA
- a CDS encoding rhomboid family intramembrane serine protease, whose product MVLPLHDDAPLKYVRRPIVNWSLIVINIAVFVAVFSDSLGDPLTVIRGFGLIPAVLFGHAELARWIVTPGPDWTVVTSLFFHSGFGHLAGNMIFLYVFGDNVEDGMGSLPYLLFYLLCGVSAGLLFAYGAPMTLHPLVGASGAISGVCAAFILLYPRSTIFGLVAGIIPIHAPASLFVGTWILFQLFNALTDEQGQVGWWAHVGGILAGLALTPLFKRRGVRWFGPIPFRGPWG is encoded by the coding sequence ATGGTGCTGCCGCTACACGACGACGCCCCGCTGAAATATGTGCGGCGGCCGATCGTCAACTGGTCGCTGATCGTGATCAACATCGCCGTCTTCGTCGCCGTGTTCAGCGATTCGCTGGGCGATCCGCTCACGGTGATCCGCGGTTTCGGCCTCATTCCGGCGGTGCTGTTCGGCCATGCCGAGCTCGCCCGCTGGATCGTCACGCCCGGCCCCGACTGGACCGTGGTGACGAGCCTGTTCTTCCATTCCGGCTTCGGCCATCTCGCCGGCAATATGATTTTTCTCTATGTCTTCGGCGACAATGTCGAGGACGGGATGGGCTCGCTTCCCTATCTCCTGTTCTATCTGCTCTGCGGCGTCTCGGCGGGGCTGCTGTTCGCTTATGGCGCGCCGATGACGCTGCATCCGCTGGTCGGCGCCTCGGGCGCGATCTCGGGCGTTTGCGCCGCCTTCATCCTGCTCTATCCACGCTCGACCATTTTCGGCCTCGTCGCCGGGATCATCCCGATCCACGCGCCCGCCTCGCTGTTCGTCGGCACCTGGATTTTGTTCCAGTTGTTCAACGCCTTGACTGATGAGCAGGGGCAGGTCGGTTGGTGGGCGCATGTCGGCGGCATTCTCGCCGGGCTGGCGCTGACGCCTTTGTTCAAGCGCCGGGGCGTGCGCTGGTTCGGCCCGATCCCGTTCCGAGGGCCGTGGGGGTGA
- a CDS encoding electron transfer flavoprotein subunit beta/FixA family protein, whose protein sequence is MKVLVPVKRVVDYNVKIRVKADGSGVDTANVKFSMNPFDEIAVEEALRLKEKGKATEVVLVSIGPAKADDTIRAGLAMGADRAIHVKTDETVEPLAVAKIIAKIAADEQPGLIILGKQAIDDDSNQTGQMLSALLGWGQGTFASKVEIADGSVDVTREVDGGLQTVSLKLPAVVTTDLRLNEPRYASLPNIIKAKKKEVAAKTPADYGVDVAPRLEVLKTAEPPARKAGIKVGSVPELLEKLKTAGVL, encoded by the coding sequence ATGAAGGTTCTCGTGCCCGTCAAACGGGTAGTCGACTATAACGTCAAGATCAGGGTGAAGGCGGACGGGTCCGGCGTCGACACCGCCAATGTGAAATTCTCGATGAATCCCTTCGACGAGATCGCCGTCGAGGAGGCGCTGCGCCTCAAGGAAAAGGGCAAGGCGACCGAGGTCGTGCTCGTCTCCATCGGCCCGGCCAAGGCCGACGACACGATCCGCGCCGGCCTCGCCATGGGCGCCGACCGCGCCATTCACGTGAAGACCGACGAGACCGTCGAGCCGCTCGCCGTCGCCAAGATCATCGCCAAGATCGCCGCCGATGAGCAGCCCGGCCTGATCATCCTCGGCAAGCAGGCGATCGACGACGACAGCAATCAGACCGGCCAGATGCTCTCGGCGCTGCTCGGCTGGGGCCAGGGCACCTTCGCCTCCAAGGTCGAGATCGCCGATGGCTCGGTCGATGTGACGCGCGAGGTCGACGGCGGCCTGCAGACCGTCAGCCTGAAGCTGCCGGCGGTGGTGACGACCGATCTGCGCCTCAACGAGCCGCGCTACGCCAGCCTGCCGAACATCATCAAGGCGAAGAAGAAGGAAGTGGCGGCCAAGACGCCCGCCGATTACGGCGTCGACGTCGCGCCGCGCCTCGAGGTGCTGAAGACGGCGGAGCCGCCGGCGCGCAAGGCTGGAATCAAGGTCGGCTCGGTTCCCGAGCTGCTGGAGAAGCTCAAGACTGCGGGAGTGCTGTGA
- a CDS encoding electron transfer flavoprotein subunit alpha/FixB family protein encodes MTVLIVAETQGSALAPATAKALTAALQIGGGVHVLVAGEGVGPAAEAAAKLSGVDKVLVADNALYGHQLAEPLAALVVGLAGGYDAILAPSTSSSKNLLPRVAALLDVAQVSDIIKVVAPDTFERPIYAGNAIQTVRSKDAKKVITVRTASFGATGEGGAAAIEAIGAGSDPALSSFKSEALAKSERPELTAAKTIVSGGRGLASAENFAEYIEPVANRLGAAIGASRAAVDAGYAPNDLQVGQTGKVVAPDLYVAVGISGAIQHLAGMKDSKVIVAINKDEEAPIFQVADFGLVADLFPALKELDAELAKAGR; translated from the coding sequence ATGACGGTCCTGATCGTCGCGGAAACGCAAGGGTCCGCGCTCGCCCCCGCCACCGCCAAGGCGCTGACAGCGGCGCTGCAGATCGGCGGCGGCGTGCATGTTCTCGTCGCCGGCGAGGGCGTCGGCCCGGCCGCCGAGGCCGCGGCGAAGCTCTCGGGCGTCGACAAGGTTCTGGTCGCCGACAATGCGCTCTATGGCCATCAGCTCGCCGAGCCGCTGGCGGCGCTCGTCGTCGGCCTCGCCGGCGGCTATGACGCGATTCTCGCGCCCTCCACCTCTTCGTCGAAGAATCTGCTGCCGCGCGTCGCCGCGCTGCTCGACGTCGCGCAAGTCTCCGACATCATCAAGGTGGTTGCGCCCGACACGTTCGAGCGGCCGATCTACGCCGGCAACGCCATTCAGACCGTGCGGTCGAAGGACGCCAAGAAGGTTATCACCGTGCGCACGGCCTCCTTCGGCGCGACCGGCGAGGGCGGCGCGGCGGCGATCGAGGCGATCGGCGCCGGTTCCGATCCGGCGCTGTCGAGCTTCAAGAGCGAGGCGCTGGCGAAGTCCGAGCGGCCCGAGCTGACCGCCGCCAAGACCATCGTCTCCGGCGGGCGCGGGCTCGCCAGCGCCGAGAATTTCGCCGAATATATCGAGCCGGTGGCCAACCGCCTCGGCGCGGCGATCGGCGCCTCGCGCGCGGCGGTGGACGCCGGCTATGCGCCGAACGATCTGCAGGTCGGCCAGACCGGCAAGGTGGTGGCGCCCGATCTCTATGTCGCCGTCGGCATTTCGGGCGCGATCCAGCATCTCGCCGGAATGAAGGATTCGAAGGTGATCGTCGCGATAAACAAGGACGAGGAGGCGCCGATCTTCCAGGTCGCCGATTTCGGCCTCGTCGCCGATCTCTTTCCGGCGCTCAAGGAGCTCGACGCCGAGCTGGCGAAAGCCGGGCGGTGA
- a CDS encoding 3-hydroxybutyryl-CoA dehydrogenase, which yields MASEIRKVGIVGAGQMGKGIAQVCALSGFDVALNDLSEQRIAAGIDDISAHLSRAVEKGALVEGDRDAAMARIRPAKDFAAFADSDIVIEAATENEEVKRGILTALGPALRPGAMIGSNTSSISITRLAAVTGRPEQFIGIHFMNPVPKMQLVEIIRGIATEDKTFEAAKQFVGELGKTVTVSEDFPAFIVNRILLPMINEAIYTLYEGVGSVEAIDTAMRLGANHPMGPLQLADFIGLDVCLSVMQVLHEGLADSKYRPCPLLVKYVEAGWLGRKTQRGFYDYRSGTPVPTR from the coding sequence ATGGCCTCGGAAATTCGCAAGGTCGGCATCGTCGGCGCCGGGCAGATGGGCAAAGGCATCGCCCAGGTCTGCGCCCTCTCCGGATTCGACGTGGCGCTCAACGATCTGTCGGAGCAGCGCATCGCCGCCGGCATAGACGATATTTCGGCGCATCTCTCCCGCGCGGTGGAGAAGGGCGCGCTCGTCGAGGGGGATCGCGACGCCGCCATGGCGCGCATCCGGCCGGCGAAGGATTTCGCCGCTTTCGCCGATAGCGATATCGTGATCGAAGCGGCGACCGAGAATGAGGAGGTCAAGCGCGGCATCCTCACCGCGCTGGGGCCGGCTCTGCGTCCCGGCGCGATGATCGGCAGCAACACCTCGTCCATCTCCATCACGCGGCTCGCCGCGGTGACCGGGCGGCCGGAGCAGTTCATCGGGATTCACTTCATGAATCCCGTGCCCAAGATGCAGCTGGTCGAGATCATCCGCGGCATCGCCACGGAGGACAAGACCTTCGAGGCCGCCAAGCAATTCGTCGGCGAGCTCGGCAAGACGGTGACGGTGTCCGAGGATTTTCCGGCCTTCATCGTCAATCGCATCCTGCTGCCGATGATCAACGAGGCGATCTACACGCTCTATGAGGGCGTCGGCTCGGTGGAGGCGATCGACACGGCGATGCGGCTCGGCGCCAATCATCCGATGGGCCCGCTGCAGCTCGCCGATTTCATCGGCCTCGATGTCTGCCTCTCGGTGATGCAGGTGCTGCACGAGGGGCTCGCCGATTCGAAATATCGCCCCTGTCCGCTGCTCGTGAAATATGTCGAGGCCGGCTGGCTCGGCCGCAAGACGCAGCGCGGCTTCTACGATTACCGCAGCGGCACGCCGGTGCCGACACGGTGA
- a CDS encoding IS4 family transposase: MRFQNSVFVDLLKPIDRRAFGQIVARHKGDAYDKSFKSWDHLVVLIAAQLGSETSLRSLEAAFNANSGSHYHLGVRRIARSTLAEANARRPVGVFADLFARLSCELDRRTRRDGAELLRLIDSTPIPLSKFHDFARSNGRIHGMKMHVVYDPGVDRPFCVEVTPANVNDVEIGKKTPIEAGATYVFDKGYYDFKWWRDIHEARALFVTRPKSNTRLADLADREMPQTRGEGYTVLRDCEVELASKGDSKLPMPLRRLHIQRDALKDGKPQLIVVITNDMTRSAVEIAALYKARWAIELLFRWIKQHLNIRKFLGENENAVRLQLIAAMIAFVLLRIAAHRHDIELAHLRFSELAGRFLFTRRPISRLDRPPSKYQAARRLASPRQLVLNYA; this comes from the coding sequence ATGCGCTTCCAGAATAGCGTTTTTGTCGACTTGCTCAAGCCGATCGATCGTCGCGCGTTCGGCCAAATCGTCGCGCGCCACAAGGGCGACGCCTACGACAAATCCTTCAAGAGCTGGGATCATCTCGTCGTCCTGATCGCCGCTCAGCTCGGCAGCGAAACGAGCCTGCGCAGCCTCGAGGCCGCCTTCAACGCCAACAGCGGCTCCCATTATCACCTCGGCGTCCGCAGGATCGCCCGCTCCACCCTCGCCGAAGCCAATGCGCGCCGGCCCGTCGGCGTCTTCGCCGATCTTTTCGCGCGCCTCTCCTGCGAACTCGACCGCAGAACGCGCCGCGACGGCGCCGAGCTGCTGCGCCTCATCGATTCGACGCCTATCCCGTTGAGCAAATTCCACGACTTCGCCCGCTCGAACGGCCGCATCCACGGCATGAAGATGCACGTCGTCTACGATCCCGGGGTCGACCGCCCCTTCTGCGTCGAGGTCACGCCCGCCAATGTCAACGATGTCGAGATCGGCAAGAAGACGCCGATCGAGGCCGGCGCGACCTATGTCTTCGACAAGGGCTATTATGATTTCAAATGGTGGAGGGACATTCACGAGGCCCGAGCCTTGTTCGTCACGCGCCCCAAGAGCAACACCCGCCTCGCCGACCTCGCGGATCGGGAGATGCCGCAGACGCGCGGCGAAGGCTACACCGTGCTCAGGGATTGCGAGGTCGAGCTCGCCAGCAAGGGCGACTCGAAACTGCCCATGCCGCTGCGTCGCCTTCATATTCAACGCGATGCGCTGAAGGACGGCAAGCCGCAGCTGATCGTCGTGATCACCAACGACATGACGCGTTCGGCGGTCGAGATCGCCGCGCTCTACAAGGCGCGCTGGGCCATAGAGCTGCTGTTCCGCTGGATCAAGCAGCATCTCAACATCCGCAAGTTTCTCGGCGAAAACGAGAACGCCGTGCGGCTGCAGCTGATCGCGGCGATGATCGCTTTCGTGCTGCTGCGCATCGCCGCCCACCGCCACGATATCGAACTCGCGCATCTGCGGTTCTCGGAGCTCGCCGGCAGGTTCCTTTTCACGCGACGGCCGATCAGTCGACTTGATCGGCCGCCGTCCAAATATCAGGCCGCCCGGCGGCTGGCGTCCCCCAGGCAGCTGGTTCTGAACTATGCCTGA
- the trmD gene encoding tRNA (guanosine(37)-N1)-methyltransferase TrmD: MWSATLLTLFPEMFPGPLGLSLAGDGLARGAWALEARNIREHGLGRHRAVDDTPAGGGPGMVMRADVLAAAIDSAAPPGDTRPRLLMSPRGAPLTQARVRSLVAGEGVVILCGRFEGVDERIIEARALEEISIGDYVLSGGEIAALALIDACVRLLPGIMGAAASGVEESFETGLLEYPHYTRPREFEGRAIPEILLSGDHAKIAKWRRDEALRLTRERRPELLKRD, translated from the coding sequence ATGTGGAGCGCGACCCTTCTCACCCTGTTCCCCGAAATGTTCCCCGGCCCGCTCGGGCTGTCGCTCGCCGGCGACGGACTCGCGCGCGGGGCCTGGGCGCTGGAGGCGCGCAATATTCGCGAGCATGGGCTCGGGCGCCATCGCGCCGTCGACGACACGCCGGCGGGCGGCGGCCCCGGCATGGTCATGCGCGCCGATGTGCTGGCCGCCGCCATAGACTCCGCCGCGCCGCCCGGCGATACGCGCCCGCGGCTGTTGATGAGCCCGCGCGGCGCGCCTTTGACGCAGGCGCGCGTGCGCAGCCTCGTCGCCGGCGAAGGCGTCGTCATTCTCTGCGGTCGCTTCGAGGGCGTCGACGAGCGCATCATCGAAGCGCGCGCGCTCGAGGAAATTTCGATCGGCGATTATGTGCTCTCGGGCGGCGAGATCGCGGCCCTGGCGCTGATCGACGCCTGCGTGCGGCTGCTGCCCGGAATCATGGGCGCGGCGGCGTCCGGCGTCGAGGAGAGCTTCGAAACGGGCCTATTGGAATATCCGCACTACACCCGCCCGCGCGAGTTCGAGGGCCGCGCGATCCCGGAGATTCTGCTGTCAGGCGATCACGCCAAAATCGCGAAATGGCGCCGGGACGAGGCGCTGCGCCTCACGCGAGAGCGCCGGCCGGAGCTGCTGAAACGCGACTGA
- a CDS encoding site-2 protease family protein, whose amino-acid sequence MRWSITLGSFKGTAVRIHVTFILLLAWIGFSAYRSGGLEAARDSVLFILLIFTCVVLHEFGHILTARRFGIVSTEVTLLPIGGVANLAHMPEKPAQELLVAIAGPMVNIAIAIALFVALGTFHPEALTQLDDPQLGLVPRLAAANLFLAVFNMIPAFPMDGGRVLRAALALWLDRAKATRIAASIGQIFAFLLGFLGLFGNPLLVFIAIFVYMAAAGEAQMTVASEATRGLAVADAMETRIAAIDWGADLSEAVDILLATSQEEFPVVNGPRFMGLLGRADIIEALKSEARSAPIAPYVRRDPPTVDRDAPLDKTIESFGEAAAIGVLGEDGALVGLLTRQSLAEIVLIANLRPDWRLARRSRG is encoded by the coding sequence ATGCGCTGGTCGATCACGCTCGGCAGCTTCAAAGGCACGGCCGTGCGCATCCATGTCACTTTCATCCTGCTGCTGGCGTGGATCGGCTTTTCCGCCTATCGCAGCGGCGGACTGGAGGCGGCGCGCGACAGCGTGCTGTTCATCCTGCTGATCTTCACTTGTGTGGTGCTGCACGAGTTCGGCCACATATTGACGGCGCGCCGCTTCGGCATCGTCTCGACCGAGGTGACGCTGCTGCCGATCGGCGGCGTCGCCAATCTCGCGCATATGCCGGAGAAGCCGGCGCAGGAGCTGCTCGTCGCCATCGCCGGGCCGATGGTCAATATCGCCATCGCCATCGCGCTGTTCGTCGCGCTGGGGACGTTTCATCCGGAGGCGCTGACGCAGCTCGACGATCCGCAGCTCGGCCTCGTCCCGCGCCTCGCTGCGGCCAATCTGTTCCTCGCCGTGTTCAATATGATCCCGGCCTTTCCGATGGACGGCGGCCGGGTGCTGCGCGCGGCGCTGGCGCTCTGGCTCGATCGCGCCAAGGCGACGCGCATCGCCGCCTCGATCGGCCAGATCTTCGCCTTCCTGCTCGGCTTTCTCGGCCTGTTCGGCAATCCGCTGCTCGTGTTCATCGCCATTTTCGTCTACATGGCCGCGGCCGGCGAGGCGCAAATGACGGTAGCGAGCGAGGCGACGCGCGGGCTCGCCGTCGCGGACGCCATGGAGACGCGCATAGCGGCGATCGACTGGGGCGCCGATCTTTCCGAGGCGGTCGACATTCTGCTCGCCACCTCGCAGGAGGAGTTTCCGGTGGTCAATGGCCCGCGCTTCATGGGCCTGCTCGGCCGCGCCGACATCATCGAGGCGCTGAAGAGCGAAGCGCGCAGCGCGCCGATCGCGCCCTATGTGCGCCGTGATCCGCCGACCGTCGACCGCGACGCGCCGCTCGACAAGACGATCGAGAGCTTCGGCGAAGCGGCGGCGATCGGGGTTTTGGGCGAGGATGGCGCGCTGGTCGGGCTGTTGACGCGTCAGAGCCTCGCCGAGATCGTGCTGATCGCCAATCTGCGGCCCGACTGGCGGCTGGCGCGGCGCAGCCGGGGGTGA
- the ldtR gene encoding transcriptional regulator LdtR: MNTASKTEAAQLRTDKINEIRPIYLESLTLVERLHRRLLDVIKDEFDRRNRGDVNSVQALLLYNIGDKELTASELRTRGYYLGSNVSYNVKKLVEMGYLHHARSRIDRRSVRISLTPKGKEVHDIVAALYEKHATTVEQIGGVSSAEFRTVNTALTRLERFWTDQIRYRL; encoded by the coding sequence ATGAATACGGCGTCGAAAACCGAAGCGGCGCAGCTGCGCACCGACAAGATCAACGAGATACGGCCGATCTATCTCGAGTCGCTGACCTTGGTCGAGCGTCTGCATCGCCGGCTGCTCGATGTGATCAAGGACGAGTTCGATCGTCGCAATCGCGGCGACGTCAATTCCGTGCAGGCTCTGCTGCTCTACAATATCGGCGACAAGGAGCTGACCGCGAGCGAATTGCGCACGCGCGGCTATTATCTCGGCTCCAACGTCTCCTACAATGTGAAGAAGCTCGTCGAGATGGGCTATCTCCACCATGCGCGCTCGCGCATCGACCGCCGCTCGGTGCGCATCAGCCTCACGCCCAAGGGCAAGGAAGTTCATGATATCGTCGCCGCTCTCTACGAGAAGCATGCGACGACGGTCGAGCAGATCGGCGGCGTCTCCTCCGCCGAGTTCCGCACCGTCAACACGGCCCTGACGCGCCTCGAGCGCTTCTGGACTGACCAGATCCGCTATCGTCTCTGA